A genomic segment from Desulfurella sp. encodes:
- the cas7b gene encoding type I-B CRISPR-associated protein Cas7/Csh2, with amino-acid sequence MLVEKRSELLFCYDIADANPNGDPMDENKPRIDEETKINIVTDVRLKRTIRDYLFEYKGYNGQNGKDIFVREIFIEDSKGIQDGKERAKDYNNDPKKVINECIDIRLFGGVIPLNKDSITYTGPVQFKMGRSLHKVELKHIKGTGAFASKAGAKQQTFREEYILPYSFICFYGIINETAAKYTQLAEEDIKELFEAIWNGTKNLISRSKIGQMPRFLLKVTYKEKGFFIGDLDKKVAISDFENEFKIRSVKDFKFDISQLINVFDSNKDKIEKVEYLIDENLKINGAIPSDWVKLSF; translated from the coding sequence ATGTTAGTAGAAAAAAGAAGCGAATTACTTTTCTGCTATGATATAGCAGATGCCAACCCCAATGGTGATCCCATGGATGAAAATAAACCCAGAATTGACGAAGAAACCAAAATAAACATTGTTACAGATGTTAGACTAAAAAGAACAATCAGGGACTATTTATTTGAATATAAAGGATATAATGGTCAAAATGGAAAAGATATCTTTGTAAGAGAAATATTTATAGAAGATTCAAAAGGTATTCAAGACGGCAAAGAAAGAGCAAAAGATTATAATAATGATCCAAAAAAAGTCATAAATGAATGCATAGATATCCGTCTTTTTGGGGGTGTTATACCATTAAATAAAGATTCCATAACATACACAGGACCCGTTCAATTTAAAATGGGCAGATCCCTTCATAAAGTAGAATTAAAACATATTAAAGGAACCGGTGCATTTGCTTCAAAAGCAGGTGCCAAGCAACAAACTTTTAGAGAAGAATATATTCTTCCTTACTCTTTTATTTGTTTTTATGGTATAATTAACGAAACGGCAGCCAAATACACTCAATTAGCAGAAGAAGATATAAAAGAGCTTTTTGAGGCAATATGGAATGGAACTAAAAATTTAATAAGCCGATCAAAAATTGGACAAATGCCACGATTTTTACTTAAAGTAACATACAAAGAAAAAGGGTTTTTTATTGGAGATCTAGATAAAAAAGTTGCAATTTCAGACTTTGAAAATGAATTTAAAATAAGATCAGTAAAAGATTTTAAATTTGATATTTCACAATTAATTAATGTTTTTGATTCAAATAAAGATAAAATTGAAAAAGTTGAATATTTAATAGATGAAAATCTAAAAATAAATGGAGCAATACCTTCAGATTGGGTTAAATTAAGTTTTTAG
- a CDS encoding TIGR02556 family CRISPR-associated protein: MFVNVFKNDENKAYQSFYYKYDTESLAKNKLCYICQNPSSEVWGFVNTFNFYTADKESYVAGGFNQKLMWKNYPVCPNCAKTLERGKEYINKNLLFKFCTFDYYIIPELIVQKDELLTQVLKRMKRYQNFSLQEQPASLIENTEEKILKELSLESNNVNFNFLFFKESNSAFKILLFLQEIAPTRLKFLIESKDIVDKRDYGYNIFEEIKTKKDFSIKFDFSFKFIREFFPNNKSDGNFDKYFLSILNNIFIGKKIPFEFLLKRFMEKIRNEFLNKDSIEQIALKSYKIVLYLDEIKILERRIGMKSNDGDFENFFEKHSIFDDNLKKALFLEGVLVKKLLNIQYQKKNSTPFMSRLNSLKIDEKIAKRLLPEIINKLEEYDSNYYIDIETAIGKYMLNADFHKYSIDELSYYFTLGYVLEKYFYGTTGDSMQQIPLNDSKGQFE; this comes from the coding sequence ATTTTTGTAAATGTATTTAAAAATGATGAAAACAAAGCTTATCAAAGTTTTTATTATAAATATGATACGGAAAGTTTAGCAAAAAATAAACTTTGTTACATATGTCAAAATCCAAGTAGTGAGGTGTGGGGTTTTGTAAACACATTCAATTTTTATACAGCAGACAAAGAAAGTTATGTTGCAGGTGGATTTAATCAAAAATTGATGTGGAAAAATTATCCTGTATGCCCAAATTGTGCAAAAACACTCGAAAGAGGCAAAGAATACATTAATAAAAACTTACTTTTTAAATTTTGCACTTTCGATTACTACATTATTCCTGAATTAATCGTACAAAAAGATGAATTATTAACCCAGGTATTGAAAAGAATGAAAAGATATCAAAATTTTTCACTACAAGAACAACCTGCTTCACTTATAGAAAATACGGAAGAAAAAATTTTGAAAGAATTATCACTTGAAAGTAATAATGTGAATTTTAACTTTTTATTTTTCAAGGAATCAAACAGTGCTTTTAAAATATTGTTGTTTTTGCAAGAGATCGCTCCTACACGATTAAAGTTTTTAATAGAGTCAAAAGACATAGTCGATAAAAGAGACTATGGATACAATATTTTTGAAGAAATAAAAACAAAAAAAGACTTTTCTATCAAATTTGATTTTTCTTTCAAGTTTATTAGAGAATTTTTTCCTAACAATAAGTCAGATGGTAATTTTGATAAATATTTTCTTTCTATTTTAAATAACATTTTTATTGGCAAAAAAATACCTTTTGAGTTTTTATTAAAAAGGTTTATGGAAAAAATTAGAAATGAATTTCTTAACAAAGATAGTATAGAACAAATTGCTTTAAAATCATACAAGATTGTATTGTACTTAGACGAAATAAAAATTTTAGAAAGGAGAATTGGAATGAAATCAAATGATGGTGATTTCGAAAATTTTTTTGAAAAACATTCAATATTCGACGATAATTTAAAAAAAGCCCTTTTTCTTGAAGGTGTATTGGTTAAAAAGTTGCTTAACATTCAGTATCAGAAGAAAAACTCTACACCATTTATGAGCAGACTTAATAGTTTAAAAATTGACGAAAAAATAGCAAAAAGGCTTCTGCCAGAAATTATAAACAAATTAGAAGAATACGATTCTAATTATTATATTGACATTGAAACTGCTATTGGCAAATATATGCTAAATGCCGATTTTCACAAGTATTCTATAGACGAATTGAGTTATTATTTTACATTGGGATATGTTTTGGAAAAATATTTTTATGGGACAACAGGCGATTCCATGCAGCAAATCCCATTAAATGATAGTAAAGGACAGTTTGAATAG
- the cas5b gene encoding type I-B CRISPR-associated protein Cas5b, with protein MKIVVFEVWGDYAHFRIPYTTSSPLTFPIPTKTALYGIIGAFLGYPKYAYLDNFQNKSWQFAVSLKRPISKTYIPENFINTKVVKMFARMPKHESCRTQINLEFLKSPKFRIYVTSVYQEELNKLENMLKEHKSMYNIVLGISECLANFEYIGSFDGKNYTSNNFVEINSIIPLDSNDNLKLDLSWEQKLVKIHLPTEMKPDRELIETKNFILEKEAKSIRAIVSKYTFIENLNENIILF; from the coding sequence ATGAAAATAGTTGTGTTTGAGGTATGGGGAGATTATGCCCACTTTAGGATTCCATATACCACAAGTTCTCCACTTACTTTTCCTATTCCAACAAAAACTGCTTTGTATGGTATAATTGGTGCTTTTTTGGGATACCCAAAATATGCTTATTTAGATAATTTTCAAAACAAAAGTTGGCAGTTTGCAGTTTCTTTAAAAAGACCAATTTCAAAAACCTATATACCTGAAAATTTTATCAATACAAAAGTTGTAAAAATGTTTGCACGTATGCCTAAACACGAATCGTGTAGGACTCAAATAAACCTTGAGTTTCTAAAGTCTCCAAAGTTTAGAATTTACGTTACCTCTGTATATCAAGAGGAACTTAATAAATTAGAAAACATGCTAAAAGAGCACAAATCAATGTATAATATTGTCCTTGGAATTTCTGAGTGTCTTGCTAATTTTGAATATATTGGTAGTTTTGATGGTAAAAACTATACATCCAATAATTTTGTAGAAATTAACTCTATAATTCCATTAGATTCAAATGATAACTTAAAGTTAGATTTATCATGGGAGCAAAAACTTGTAAAAATACATTTACCTACTGAAATGAAACCAGATAGAGAATTGATAGAAACAAAAAATTTTATTTTAGAAAAAGAGGCAAAATCTATTAGGGCTATAGTTAGTAAGTACACTTTTATAGAAAACCTTAACGAAAATATTATACTTTTTTAA